atagggcatggacaacacataaaaccattctgcttgtttgcctcagccacttcgagaaaatcatgcacgcccttaatgtactcggaggtgtgtctttcaccatacatccattgccggttcatcagtgtgcattatatataataaAGTGCACTATTCAAGAACTCGGCCGAGTTACCATTTAAATGCCCATTTAATCGCTACTCGGTGCCTAACTGAGGCGAATAGCACATACTCGGTTCATTAAATGGTCAGGCCGATTAACTGGCATTTAATTGGTTGTCAGACGATTAACTGGTTGGCAAACCGATTAATCGGTGATGCGAAGCGGCATCCATAAAAAAAGGGGGCAACCGAAGTGGCATCCACAAAAAAAGGGGTAAACAAATCGGCGATCCAGGCGACCAGCCCATTATTTGGCCCCGTAACCTCCGACGTTGCATCCCTCTCTCCCAAATCGCTGCGCCTGTTCCTCTCCTGACTCCTCACGAGTCACGGCCATGGCTCGTCCTCGCCGGCCCTAGCCACCGCCGGCGATCGCCTTGCTGCCGTCGCCGGCCCTAGCCTCCTTCTCTGACCCCCATCCCCTCCCATCCTCTTCTCCCCGTCTCTCCTCCAGCGGTCCAGCCCCTACCTGCAGGCTGCAGCAGCGGCGAGACGGCGACATAGGACAGGCAGCCACAACGACCTAGGCCAGGCAGCAGCGTCGGCGACCTAGGCTAGGCAGCAGCGCCAGCGACCCCTCGAACCAGGTCCCCATGGCTTCACCAACCAACAAGGTACAGTTCTGCACTTCTGGTAAGATTCATCTCAAGGTTTTAAATCTCTGCTATGATCTCAATCTAGTTTGGCAACAAAATTTGCAGGGGTCTACGGTAGGTTCTACCGCTGCAAGTTCTCAAACTCTCAAGAGAAATTCAGATGACATGGGTTGGGAGTTCGTAACCTTGATTGATCCTCTAGATTTATCACGAGTGAAGTGCAAGTTGTGTGGAAAAGAGATGTTTGGAGGGATCAATAGGATGAAGCAACATATTGCTCAGATTAGGGGGCAAGTCGCACCCTGCACGGTGGCCAACGCGGATCAACAAAAGAGGTGTAAGGAAGCTTGTGAGGCaccagcaaagaagaagaagctaaaagcaaaacatgatgcagaagtggcgGCTAAGGTTGTCATTGAAGTTGAGGATAATGACAAGAACGATGAAGAGCTTGCTGCAATTGGAGATGGTGAATCTCGCAAGGCAGGGCCTATGGATAAATATGTGATGCCAATTGATCCTTCCGTCCCATTGAAGAAGTTCCAGCAGAACATCAATGACGCAACTGACAAAGAGAGATCTTACAAAGTAGGCCAATATTTGGCTAGATGGATCTAGAAGAAAAATATCCCTTTTAATGCTGTCAACGATGATGACTTCAAGGCATTTTGTGAAGCGCTTGGTAGGTTTGGTCCTAGGTGGAAGCCACCCTCCCAATATATGATGCGAGAGAAGATGTTGTTGCAAGAGGTTGAAAGAACAAATGATTTGATGAAGCAACATGAACTTGAGAGGGTCACAACCGGGTGCTCTATCATGACCGATGCATGGaccgacaagaaaaagagaagtaTAATGAACTTGTGTGTGCATTGCAAGTTAGGGACTGCCTTTATTGGATCAAAGGAGGCGTCGACTGATGCACATAAAAGTCAATACATCTTCGATTATGTAGTTGAGTGGATTGAGAAAATTGGTACATGTTGATTTCATATAAACTCTCAACTTTTATTTCATGCTTGCTGATTTACATGTTAATGCTTGCTGATTTTGCACATCATAAATCTTGTAGGTGTTGACAATGTCGTGCAAGTGGTTACGGATAATGCTTCCAACAACATGGGAGCAAAGGTGATGCTTAAAGGTAAATTTCCAAAGATATTTTGGACATCATGTGCAACTCACACCCTCAATTTGATGGTACAAGCAATTGGCAAGTTGAAGCAATTTAGTCCTACAATCACTAAAGCCAAGGAGATGACAATTTTTCTCTATGCACATCATAAAACATTGTCCTTGATGAGGTCTTTTACAAAAAAGAGAGACATTGTTAGACCGGGAGTGACGAGATTTGCTTCTGCATTTCTTACCTTGCAAAGTATTATTGCTAAGAAGAAGGAACTAAGGGCAATTGTTTGTAGTGATGAATGGGAAGCATGTAAGCACACAAGAACAAGGAAAGGAAAGTCAGCTCATAACACAATAATGAGTAGGGGTTTTTGGAAAGGTGACTCTCTTTGCATCAAGGTATGTGTATATGTTGGATTGTGGGGCTGTTTTCTCATACTTGTATATGTTGGATTGTGGGGCTGTTTTCTCATACTTGTATATGTTGGATTGTGGGACTGTTTTCTCATACTTGTATATGTTGGATTGAGGGGTTGTTTTCTCATACTTGTATATGTTGGATTGTGGGGCTGTTTTCTCATACTTGTATATGTTGGATTGTGGGGCTGTTTTCTCATATTTCTATATGTTCTATGTTGCCATGCAAGGTTTTTGAACCATTGGTGAAGGTGCTTCGGTTGGCTGATGGTGATGGTCCATCAATGGCCACTATGTATGGGGAAATAGTAAGTGCAAAGAAGGATATCATGCTTGCTGTTGAAAATTCAGAAAAGGACTATTTGGTGATCACTAATGCCATGGATGGCAAGATGGGAGGGAGGCTGGATTCTCCATTACACATGGCAGCATATATGTTGAATCCCAAATATAGTTATGTTAATTCAAGCATCTTCATGGATGTAGAGGTTGTGGCTGCGTTTATGGAAGTAATGGAGACCTTTTATTATGATGATGACAACAAGCAAAATGTAGTGCTTAACATGGACTTCAACAAGTTTAAGAAGAAAGATGGCATGTTTGGGAAGGTGACAGCCCTCAAAGCAATTAGTAATGCGAATTTCGATGCTGGTAAGCTTGTTCTCAATGCAAAACTTCTTATTACAACATTTTTCAAGTTATTGGCTTAATGAACATTGTTTCTTTATTTCGAAACTACAGCTGAATGGTGGGGAACTTATGGACTACAAACTCCTGCATTGCAAGAAATGGCCATATGGATACTCAACTTGACCACAAGTTCATCCGAATGTGAAAGAAACTGGAGCACTTATGAAATGGTAACACTTAGTCACTCTCAGTCAATCAAATCTGAACATTCTTGCTTCTTGCAAAAATTCTAACTATGCTCCCATTTGCACTTTGTAGGTAGATGCAAAGAGGAGAAGTAGACTAGATGTGGTCCGAAGGGACAACCTGGTTTATGTCCAATTCAATGGAAGAATGATGGATAGAAGAAACAAGTTATCCTCTTGTAGTGATCCTCTTCTTGGTGAAGATACATCACAGGCACAAGATTGGATATGTGAAGGTGCATACGTTGATGAGGAGATTGATCCTGTGACAGGGCTGCCATACAATATTGATGATGATGCAGAGGGTGTAACCGAAGCTATGGAGCCTCATAGGAGTGCAAGAGTGAGAGAACTACATGAAGTTGAAGaatttgttttcgatgatgatgaatctgatcaTGGGGGGGGGATATGGATGAAGACATTGATTTCGAGTCTGATGATGAGTGTGTGATGGCAACcaaagatgatgatgaggatgaggacacCCAGCAGCCTTGAACCATTTATGATCCATAAGAATAAGACCTTATTTTGCTACTTTATTATGCACTTATGCAGTTATGCTTGTGATGCGACTATATGAGCTATGAGAACTATTTGAGTATTTGTGGTCTATGAACCTTATTACCGAATACCTATTATGCTATATGTGTTGAACCTTGTAGTGAATTATTCCATGTTAACATGTGTGGATGCTATTTATCTTGTTATGTGTGGCTACATATTGCCAAGTTGTGTGGTGTGGCTGTCATTTTAATGTATCTTATCATGTCTCATGTGTGGCTGCTTGTTGTCACATGTATGGCCGTCGTTTGCTCATTTATTTTGACAAGTTTAGAGCATATACAAATGCATATCTATCTTCTATCATCAATTCTATAGGTTTGTTGCCTTCCGGTTTGGACGCATCATGACCAAACCGTCCAGGTAAcaattctacctcttgtccatgctTTTTATATGCCTACGAGCTACGACATTATATTTTAGTATAAATGTATAGTATAATACGTACCTGTGAGCATTGGATTATGTTATGTACAATACGTGAAAAACTAGTTACATGTTGCCAATATATTCTCATGTGAAGCCGATTAATGATCTACCTATTAATTcagttaaatggccgattaaccgATTAATCGCTAATCAGTAGTCGACCGAGCAGTTACCAGTTACCGAATTCCCGAAAAGTGATCATCATCAAGCACATCATATGGTTCCTCTTGAACTTCAGCAGCTTCcctcgttgcagcatcatcgggcacatcgtctggttcctcttgatcttcagcagctccccccgttgctgcgtatgtactgtcgggcaattcgttatcctttggaagcttcttcttcaatattttcagtagcttctcaaatcctttgtcaggcacagcattctctgccttccactgcagcaattccagtatggtaccgagctttgtgttgccatcttcgcaattggggtacaaccctttttgtgatcctctaacatgcgatcgaacttcagcttctccttttgacttttgcactgcgtccttgcatcgacaatgacccggcggagatcatcaccatcagccacatcatctggttcctcttgatcttcagcagcttcgcccgttgcagcatcatcgtgcacatcgtctggttcctcttgatgttcaatagcatcaccgtattcagggggcacatagttgtcatcgtactcttcttcttcgccgtcttccatcataacccctatttctccgtgcctcgtccaaacattatagtgtggcatgaaaccattgtaaagcaggtgggtgtgaaggattttccggtcagagtaagacttcgtattcccacatatagggcatggacaacacataaaaccattctgcttgtttgcctcagccacttcgagaaaatcatgcatgcccttaatgtactcggaggtgtgtctttcaccgtacatccattgccggttcatcagcgtgcattatatataattaagtgcaCTGTTCAAGAACTCGGCTGAGTTACCATTTAAATGCCCATTTAATCACTACTCAGTGCCTAACTGAGGCGAATAGCACATACTCGGTTCATTAAATGGTCGGGCTGATTAACTAGCATTTAATCGGTTGTCAAACGATTAACTGGTTGGCAAACCGATTAATCGGTGATGCGAAGCGGCATCCATAAAAAAAGGGGGCAACCGAAGTGGCATCCACAAAAAAAGGGGTAAACGAAGCGGTGATCCAGGCGACCAGCCCATTATTGGCCCCGTAACCTCCGGCGCTGCATCCCTCTCTCCCAAATCGCTGCGCCTGTTCCTCTCCTAACTCCTCACGAGTCACGTCCatggctcctcctcgccggccctAGCCACCGCCTGCGATCGCCTTGCTCCCGTCGCCGGCCCTCCTTCTCTCACCCCCATCCCCTCCCATCCTCTTCTCCCCGTCTCTCCTCCAGCGGTCCAGCCCCTACCTGCAGGCTGCAGCAGCAGCGAGACGGCGACATAGGATAGGCAGCAACAGCGACATAGGCCAGGCAGCAGCACCGGCGACCTAGACTAGGCAGCAGCGCCGACGACCCCTCGAACCAGGTCCCCATGGCTTCACCAACCAACAAGTTACAGTTCTGCACTTCTGCTAAGATTCATCTCAAGGTTTTAAATCTCTGCTATGATCTCAATCTAGTTTGGCAACAAAATTTGCAGGGGTCTACGGTAGGTTCTACCGCTGCAAGTTCTCAAACTCTCAAGAGAAATTCAGATGACATGGGTTGGGAGTTCGCAACCTTGATTGATCCTCTAGATTTATCACGAGTGAAGTGCAAGTTGTGTGGAAAAGAGATGTTTGGAGGGATCAATAGGATGAAGCAACATATTGCTCAGATTAGGGGGCAAGTCACACCCTGCACGGTAGCCAACGCGGATCAACAAAAGAGGTGTAAGGAAGCTTGTGAGGCaccagcaaagaagaagaagctaaaagcAAAACATGATGTAGAAGTGGCGGCTAAGGTTGTCATTGAAGTTGAGGATAATGACAAGAACGATGAAGAGCTTGCTGCAATTGGAGATGGTGAAGCTCGCAAGGCAGGGCCTATGGATAAATATGTGATGCCAATTGATCCTTCCGTCCCATTGAAGAAGTTCCAGCAGAACATCAATGACGCAATTGACAAAGAGAGATCTTACAAAGTAGGCCAATATTTGGCTAGATGGATCTACAAGAAAAATATCCCTTTTAATGCTGTCAACGATGATGACTTCAAGGCATTTTGTGAAGCGCTTGGTAGGTTTGGTCCTAGGTGGAAGCCACCGTCCCAATATATGCTGCGAGAGAAGATGTTGTTGCAAGAGGTTGAAAGAACAAAGGATTTGATGAGAACTATTTGAGTATTTGTGGTCTATGAACCTTATTACCGAATACCTATTATGCTATATGTGTTGAACCTTGTAGTGAATTATTCCATGTTCACATATGTGGATGCTATTTATCTTGTTATGTGTGGCTGCATATTGCCAAGTTGTGTGGTGTGGCTGTCATTTTAATGTATCTTATCATGTCTCATGTGTGGCTGCTTGTTGTCACATGTATGGCTGTCGTTTGCTCATTTATCTTGACAAGTTTAGAGCATATACAAATGCATATCTATCTTCTATCATCAATTCTATAGGTTTGTTGCCTTCCGGTTTGGACGCATCATGACCAAACCGTCCAGGTAAcaattctacctcttgtccatgctTTTTATATGCCTACGAGCTACGACATTATATTTTAGTATAAATGTATAGTATAATACGTACCTGGGAGCATTGGATTATGTGGTGTACAATACGTGAAAAACTAGTTACATGTTGCCAATATATTCTCATGTGCAGCCGATTAATGATCTACCGATTAATTCAGTTAAATGGTCGATTAACCAATTAATCGCTAATCAGTAGTCGACCGAGCAGTTACCAGTTACCGAATTCCCGAACAATGATCATCATCGagcacatcgtctagttcctcttgatcttcagcagcttcccccgttgcagcatcatcgggcacatcgtctggttcctcttgatcttcagcatctccccccgttgcagcatcaccgtattcagggggcacatagttgtcatcgtcttcttcttcttcgtcgtcttcatcataacccctatttctccgtgcctcgtccaaacattatagtgtggcatgaaacccttgtaaagcaggtgggtgtgaaggattttccggtcagagtaagactttgtattcccacatttagggcatggacaatacataaaaccattctgcttgtttggcTCAGCCACTTCCAGAAAAttatgcacacccttaatgtacttggaggtgtgtctgtcaccatacatccattgccggttcatctgcgtgcattatatataattatgtgtgtcaaaagtaagaaaatcagacaagtatctatctgaagtaagaaaatcagacaagtatctatctaaagtaagaaaatcagaaataagataagaacaagaggctcaccgcggtggtgccggcgacgagatcggcccGGGCGATCAACtgcggtgaaaacggggacggggtgtgacggactgctaaatctagacaaatctcgggaaaatggagctccgaggtcgagctttgagaggagaaagcttaactagtgtggcttgggcatttcatcgaacacctcatgtgcataggaggtgagctagagcacccaaatgccctcccctcgccggccagaaaaaacagagcactgtggagtgctctgctgcggcgatgggtatatataggcaaattatttgtcccggttcgtggcatgaactgggactaaaTTAGCCCTTCTACACCGGTTcaaggcacgaaccggtaccaatggctgtgggccaggaacgcggcccattggtcccggttcgtgcctagaacagGGACAAACGGaaccagatgaaccgggaccaatgcccacgaggccccggccggccccctgggctcatgaatcGGGTCTAATGCccaccatgggtcccggttcgtgaagaaccgggactaatgggctggccaggcccgaaccaaagccctgttttctactagtgcttcccGAAAGTTtctgacctatggcaacgggagtggttttatatcacaggcCACAGCACCCCGGGGTAGAAAGTGGGCAGCCACCCCTGCTTTCCGCTCCACTcctccgccacagcttgcatcatgggtcaacaaggggctggactggggatcggtCGATGACGTGCagacactgcaaagccgcattcaggaTCTCATCAGGAAGGACATCAGTCTTGTCAAAATCCAAGTAatgttagttcgtcgggtcctgccatgccaacgtcgacctctccgtatgtgggagttcaacccggaaggccCGCGAACCGTTCAACACTTCtttggcatgacgctcgaagggatgtatcagTTATTCCttggatcacaaataaagtgtccggacacaacagaggatgcaggcctcgattgcaaccatccagatacccaggtaagtcATTCCACAACCGAACATGTtgtcattatatttgtcacaaAATTATCCTGAAAAACCATCCTCGACCAgggctggataagaaaggcggagaggatcaggtgttcggcccctcttcccgaagatttGGCGGATCCTgtattaaccaggatgctggctcgtgcaccttatcaagtgccatcagggaagGACAAGGAGAGGAATGGGGGAGCCGAAAGTGGACTTCACGCTGGAGGTACGTTACGCATCGTAACGTGGGAAATTGGTCCAACACGTGTTGGAGGATGAACGGGGAGAAGAATCTAGTACCCActccccccacgggaagaaaagggctgccCTCGAAGACTTGGAAGTAGAGGTCTCCAAACGAGGAAAGAAACCTTTATCAGGGGGCCCTGCCCCCAGAGGGCAACATTGCTGCACAGCGCCCACAGGGGGGGCCAGCCGTTAACCGAGCCGTAAGCGAACAAAGGTGCTTTGTAAGCATACCCCGTTCTTTTCTTGAGAATAACAACTGAGACGTATGTTTTGCAGTTTGGCCtatagcctccctcaacaatcttcgtcctcgggggatcttcttctggagatggtggagagcgaaacgcctcctcctacttctccgcctcataaggtggacgaccctgaggtgtcgtcccgaaggatctctcccgatccacaaaggccagaaggtaactcttccgccgcccgaggtccggggtgttcggctcctagagagaccaacTGAAAAAGCCCTGGACTATCCGATATACAGccggacacattgatgggtcttctgcggcaagcgcctatctcagaggcacatcataccttaatgggtacggtggttgagatgATTTTGTccgcaaaaagcgggttgaatgaagcttttacgagccagctaagaggctttgaggtacgcaatgaGATTTTTTTATTGTACCGTAAACGCAAGGTGCACTGTGTATAGGTAGTATCCCCTAAGAGTGTGGTTGCCATTCGAATGGGGCGATCAGAGGATCGAAAATAGAAATAATCTCAGGTAATGATTTTGCCAATTTTGTACACATGCGGCTACAGCCCCGGCGGCTGCCCGGGCTgccgaatttgccgaactgaagcggcaacttgatgtggcggatgaagacatcacgcttgtgaacaagcggcttgatgatgCACAGGCTATGTATGTTTGGGTGGTCAGCGaatattaataagagcatgatgctaggatttataatatgctttgactgcagatggtgctgccgccgtggagacccttcgggctgagcttgcccaggccaatgagcaagccaggagaagcaatacggctgccaagaaggcagctgATGAATTAAAAGCCaaataggctgctcatcgccaaagtgaAGATAGAAtggccaacatggctcttgagctacagaatgccgctagccgatatgagcttcttgaaaaggaaaaccaagcaaaAACGGCTGACCTAGAAGAGGCCTTACAGGCagcaaaggaaactcgctctgagatcagagcggctcgggaggagctccggcaagccgatgagatcgcggctgggaagccctttttattgcgaactaAATTCGGcaatccaaagtatgcccctcttgatcaattgtggatttctccagacgcatacttggatttgtCAAAGAGTGATGTCAATGCGACACAGTatttccgagatcaagaagatcatgaagcggaaagattgttctggtcgcagttcagtactccaaggcgtccgctgctgttgaacgaGCAGATGGccaaatgggccgagctccataggttatccgggcttgccatgaaggctgtcgcgGATCGCCTGTGGCCGgaggaaccaagtccggatagttattttggtttggtgcaacgatttaTTCATGATGTGCCGCATATCAACGCGgtcaagcggtcggcgtgcatagagggtgcgcggatggcccttgcccatgttaagacatactgggcgaggaTGGAGGCC
Above is a window of Triticum aestivum cultivar Chinese Spring chromosome 6B, IWGSC CS RefSeq v2.1, whole genome shotgun sequence DNA encoding:
- the LOC123135863 gene encoding uncharacterized protein, with the translated sequence MAIWILNLTTSSSECERNWSTYEMVDAKRRSRLDVVRRDNLVYVQFNGRMMDRRNKLSSCSDPLLGEDTSQAQDWICEGAYVDEEIDPVTGLPYNIDDDAEGVTEAMEPHRSARVRELHEVEEFVFDDDESDHGGGIWMKTLISSLMMSV